A portion of the Oxynema aestuarii AP17 genome contains these proteins:
- the petA gene encoding cytochrome f, whose product MKQLSLSPILQRLSGAMAKGALVLVTTLALLVAFDVTLPQSAAAYPFWAQQTAPDSPREATGRIVCANCHLASKPTEIEVPQSVLPDTVFEAIVKIPYDTNVQQVLTTGEKGPLNVGAVLMLPEGFKIAPEDRIPEELKEKVEGLYFQPYAADQENVVIVGPLPGEQYQEIVFPVLSPNPETDKNIHFGKYAVHAGGNRGRGQVYPAGNASNNAVYKASVTGSIAKIEQGEDGSYEVTIQPSEGDAVVDSIPVGPELIVSEGDEVTAGQAITNNPNVGGFGQKDTEIVLQSSGRITGLLAFFSIVMISQIMLVLKKKQVEKVQAAEMNF is encoded by the coding sequence ATGAAACAACTTTCCTTATCGCCGATCCTGCAACGCCTCTCTGGGGCAATGGCGAAAGGCGCGCTGGTACTGGTTACGACGTTGGCGCTGTTAGTCGCTTTCGACGTGACCTTACCGCAGTCCGCCGCCGCCTATCCCTTCTGGGCCCAACAAACTGCACCGGACAGTCCGCGTGAAGCCACGGGCCGGATTGTTTGCGCCAACTGCCACTTGGCGTCCAAGCCGACTGAAATTGAAGTCCCGCAATCGGTTTTACCCGATACGGTCTTTGAAGCCATCGTTAAAATCCCTTACGACACCAACGTTCAACAAGTGTTGACCACCGGGGAAAAAGGCCCGCTCAACGTCGGCGCCGTGCTGATGCTTCCCGAAGGCTTTAAGATCGCTCCGGAAGATCGCATCCCCGAAGAACTCAAAGAAAAAGTCGAAGGGCTGTACTTCCAACCCTATGCGGCGGACCAAGAAAACGTGGTCATTGTCGGTCCGTTACCCGGCGAACAATATCAAGAAATTGTCTTCCCGGTGTTGTCTCCCAATCCCGAAACGGATAAAAATATTCACTTCGGTAAATATGCGGTCCACGCGGGGGGTAACCGAGGACGCGGCCAAGTTTACCCGGCTGGAAATGCCAGCAATAATGCGGTTTATAAAGCCTCTGTCACGGGTAGTATCGCCAAGATCGAACAAGGGGAAGATGGGAGTTATGAAGTCACCATTCAACCGAGTGAAGGCGATGCCGTCGTCGATAGCATTCCTGTCGGACCGGAATTGATCGTTTCCGAAGGCGATGAAGTGACTGCCGGACAAGCGATTACCAACAACCCGAATGTTGGCGGTTTCGGTCAGAAAGATACGGAAATCGTCCTGCAAAGTTCGGGTCGGATTACGGGCTTATTGGCCTTCTTCTCGATTGTCATGATTTCTCAAATTATGTTGGTCTTGAAGAAGAAACAAGTCGAAAAAGTTCAAGCTGCAGAAATGAACTTCTAG
- the petC gene encoding cytochrome b6-f complex iron-sulfur subunit encodes MAQASGSPDVPSMGRRQFMNFLTFGAVTGTALGALYPVVKYFIPPSSGGPGGGVTAKDALGNDISVSKFLDSHNPGDRTLAQGLKGDPTYLVVTNDKTLADYGLNAVCTHLGCVVPWNASENKFICPCHGSQYNSEGKVVRGPAPLSLALAHADVQDDNVVLTPWTETDFRTGEQPWWT; translated from the coding sequence ATGGCTCAAGCTTCCGGATCTCCTGACGTTCCCAGCATGGGACGTCGCCAATTCATGAATTTTCTAACCTTCGGGGCCGTCACTGGGACAGCTCTCGGAGCGCTTTACCCCGTTGTCAAATATTTTATCCCCCCTTCTAGCGGTGGCCCCGGAGGTGGCGTAACCGCTAAAGATGCGTTGGGGAACGACATCAGCGTTAGCAAATTTTTAGACAGTCACAACCCTGGCGATCGCACTCTGGCCCAAGGACTCAAAGGGGATCCCACTTACCTCGTGGTGACCAACGACAAAACCCTAGCCGATTACGGCTTAAACGCCGTTTGCACTCACCTCGGCTGTGTCGTCCCCTGGAACGCCAGCGAGAATAAATTTATTTGTCCCTGTCACGGTTCCCAATACAACAGCGAAGGTAAAGTCGTGCGCGGTCCTGCGCCTCTGTCGTTAGCCTTAGCTCACGCCGACGTTCAAGACGACAACGTTGTATTGACTCCCTGGACGGAAACCGATTTCCGCACCGGGGAACAACCCTGGTGGACCTAA
- a CDS encoding DUF3067 family protein — MTGRDLRQLLVDKWGYSYDIKMRRTQGKMFVQVMWKYLEQASFPLTEAEYLEHLDTVVAYLHGWGAIEQFCAYIEQTKERPRLGKAVSIPVELGDRASEWMLENF, encoded by the coding sequence ATGACGGGACGAGACTTACGCCAACTGCTCGTAGACAAGTGGGGCTATTCTTACGACATCAAAATGCGCCGCACCCAGGGCAAAATGTTTGTACAAGTGATGTGGAAATATCTCGAACAAGCGTCATTTCCGCTTACGGAAGCGGAATATCTCGAACATTTGGATACGGTGGTCGCCTATTTGCACGGTTGGGGGGCGATCGAGCAGTTTTGCGCTTATATCGAACAGACGAAAGAACGGCCCCGGTTGGGTAAAGCGGTTAGTATTCCGGTAGAATTGGGCGATCGCGCGTCGGAATGGATGCTCGAAAATTTCTAG
- a CDS encoding RNA-guided endonuclease InsQ/TnpB family protein, with the protein MLTMNYTYRIDPDATQQTELLEWLETCRGVYNYALRELKDWIASRKCQVDRCSLEKEYTIPADEPFPSYHRQQNNLAKAKKQFPHLGQVHSQVLQTTIRRLHDTWKAFQKRGHGFPRFKKFGQFKSFLFPQFKNNPINGFTIKLPKIGEVPINLHPPFAPLSKGGWGDTGAGIVQGARNTMVCRRHH; encoded by the coding sequence ATGCTGACTATGAACTACACTTACCGAATCGATCCAGACGCCACCCAGCAGACTGAACTGTTGGAGTGGCTTGAGACCTGCAGAGGCGTATATAACTACGCTTTGCGCGAACTCAAAGACTGGATTGCTTCTCGTAAGTGTCAGGTAGACCGATGTTCGTTGGAAAAGGAATACACCATTCCTGCTGATGAACCGTTTCCGTCTTATCACCGTCAACAAAACAACCTGGCTAAAGCAAAGAAGCAATTCCCGCATCTGGGTCAGGTACATTCTCAGGTGTTGCAGACCACAATTCGCAGACTGCACGATACCTGGAAAGCATTTCAGAAACGGGGACATGGATTCCCTCGTTTCAAAAAGTTCGGTCAATTCAAATCCTTTCTATTTCCCCAGTTCAAGAACAATCCCATCAATGGCTTCACAATCAAGTTGCCAAAGATTGGGGAAGTACCCATTAACCTGCATCCCCCCTTCGCCCCCCTTTCAAAGGGGGGTTGGGGGGATACAGGTGCGGGTATTGTCCAGGGTGCGAGGAACACAATGGTATGTCGTCGTCACCATTGA